AGTTGGGCTCGGGACGGCGCATTTTCGTCGTTTCGTCAGTGGGGGCAGCGTGTTGCGGGTAGCTCTGCCGTCCGGCCAGCTTGAGTCCGTGCTGTTTTTTGCCTACAACCACATGACGATGCGAGGCAAGTGAGGTTTACGTCGGGGTGCTGTTCCCGTGTCTGCCTGCCTGCGTCTGTGCCGCTTCCATGCAGTCCCTGCGTTCGCTTCGCAAAGAACATTCAGGGGTGCAGGGGACAGCGTTCCCTGCCCGCCGGAGGCGCAATAAAAATATCCGGCATTGGGCGCAGCGGATACAACCGCCCGCCGGAGGCGTCTACAAACGCTCTCCGCCGAAGACACAACAACCGGGAGTACACGCATGCCTGTCGTCATGGGCACCGCAGGACATATCGACCACGGCAAGACCTCGCTGGTTCGCGCGCTGACCGGCATCGACTGCGACCGGCTGGAAGAGGAAAAACGCCGGGGCATCACCATCGAGCTCGGCTTCGCGTTCTGCGACCTGCCGGGCGCCGGGGCTGGAGTCGGACGGCTGGGCATCGTGGACGTGCCGGGGCACGAACGCTTCGTCAAGAACATGGTGGCCGGGGCGTCGGGCATCGACTTCGTCATGCTGGTCATCGCGGCGGACGAAGGGGTGATGCCCCAGACCCGCGAGCATCTGGAAATCTGCTCGCTGCTGGGCATTCGCCACGGCCTTGTGGCCCTGACCAAGGTGGACATGGTGGACCCGGAATGGCTGGACCTTGCGCAAGAGGACGTGGCCGGGTTCCTGGCCGGGACGTTCCTTGAAGGCGCGCCCATCTTTCCGGTGTCGTCAACCACCGGGCAGGGGCTGGACGCACTGCGCGAACACCTGGCGATGCTGGAGCGCGAACTGCGCCCGGTGCGCCGCAGCGACCTGTTCCGCCTGCCTGTGGACCGCGTGTTCACCATGAAGGGGCATGGCACGGTGGTCACCGGCACCATGGTGTCCGGCAGCGTGAAGGTGGGCGACGAGGTGGTGCTGTACCCCGGCGGCACGCAAACGAAGGTGCGCAGCCTGCAAAGCCACGGCGGCCCGGTGGACGTGGCCCCTGCCGGGCGGCGCACCGCCGTCAACGTGCAGGGGCTGGACGTGGAGGACGTGCAGCGCGGCGACGTGCTGGCCCACCCCGGCACGCTGTTTCCGTCCCTGCGCTGGATGACCCGGCTGACCTGCCTGTCGTCCGCGCCCACGCCGCTGAAGAACCGCACCGAGGTGCACTTTCACCACGGCGCGCGCGAGGTGCTGGCGCGGCTGTACTTCCCCGACCGGGACAAGCTGGCCCCCGGAGAAACCGCCCTGTGCGAGGTGCGCTTTACCGAGCCCATGGTGGGCGTGGCGGGCGACCGCTGCGTGGTGCGTTCGTTCTCGCCGCTGCGCACGGTGGCCGGGGGCGCGGTGCTGCACCCGCTGGGGCTGGATCTGCGCCGCAAGGACCCCGAATTCGCGGACAAGCTGGCTCTGCTGGAGGGGCTGCCCGACGTGCCCGGTGCGCATGACACGGGTGATGCCGCCACGCAGGAGGCGGCCACCCAGTCCCTGCTGCGGCTGGCCGGTTCCGCCGGGGCGCGGCTTTCCCAGCTTTCGGTGCTGACCAACCTGGAATCGAAGAGGCTGGACAAGGCCCTGCAAGCCCTGGGGGCCAAGGGGCAGGTGTTCTGCTTCGACCGGGACGAACGCGCCTACGTGGACGCGGAGACGGTGCGCCGCCTGGGGGCGGGGTGCCTGGCCCGCGCGGCGGAATACCACGCCCGCGAACCGCTCAAGCCCGGCATGGCGCGCGGGGCGCTGTCCGCCGGGTGGGGGCGCGGGCTGCATCCCAAGCTGGTGCATTTCATCGTCGAGCGGCTGCTGAAGGCGGGCGAACTGGTGGCCGAAGGCGACGTGCTGCGCCTGCCGGGGCACAAGGTGTCGCTGGCCTCGGACCAGGAGGGGCTGCGCGCCAAGATTCGCGCCGCCTACGCGGAAGGGGGCAGCAGCCCGCCCAACGTGAAGGACGTGCTGGACCCGCTGGGGCTGGAATTCAAGGAAGCGGCGGCGGTGTTCAAGCTGTTGCAGGACGCCGGGGAACTGGTGAAGGTGAAGGACGGGCTGTACTTCCCCGGCCCGGTGATGGCGGACCTGAAGGCCCGCGTGACCGCGTGGTTCGACACCCACGACGACCTGGACCCGGCAGGGTTCAAGGAACTGTCGGGCGGCCTTTCGCGCAAGTACGTGATTCCGCTGCTGGAATACTTCGACAAGGAACGCGTGACCATTCGCGTGGGGGACAAGCGACAGTTGCGGGGGCGGTAGCCCGCGCGGCGGCACCCGGCCCCGTCCATCTGATCGTCAAGATAGTCCTACAAGACTGCCTGCGAACGCGGATTGGGGAGGGGGCGTGCCTTCGTGCTGCGTCAACGTGCACGGCGGGTTACGGATGCCATGAAAACGCGCCGCCACCGGAGGGTTCCGGTGGCGGCGCTTTGCGTCCCCGTGGGGCAGCAAATCAGAACAGCAGTGCGCGCAGGCTGCCCAGCAGGCCGCCAAGGGTGCCCTGCGAAGGTCCGGCCATGCCGGGCGGAGGCGGCAGCACCATGTTCCCGGCGTCGGGATCGGGCTGGGCGGAAAGGCGCTGGCGCAGGGCCTCGTAGGCCTGGTCCATGCGTTCCTCTTCGCTGCGGCGTTTGCGTTCGGCCTCGCGCATGGTGCGCTCGTGGCGTTCCATGGCGCTCTGGTGCCGTTTCAGCAGGTGTTCGACATTGTCGTGCATCACGAACCTCGCTGTGACCGATTCTCGCATGCAGGCCCCCGGCAATGACGTTCAGGGGCATTCTTCCTGTGCGCAGATCGTGAATATCTTTAGAAAAATTACGCCTAAGACTATAGCGCCGCCGTGCGTTTTCTGTCAATCGCACGAGATTCGCGGGTAAAGAAAAACCTGCGGTCCGGCTGGCGAATCGCAGGTTTTCATGTCATGTCGCGGGGATTTGCGGGCGGAACGGCGCGGGGCCCTTTCGGGGTTTCTTTTTGGGCCGTGCTATTCCGCACGGAAGGTGTTCGGTGCAGCACCGCGCGGCAATGAAAACGGGCGCGGGGATGTCTCCCCGCGCCCGTCTGTATTGCGCTCTGCTGTGTTGCGGCGTGCGCCTAGCGGCGGTCGCCGCCACGGCCACGGTCGCCGCCACGGCCACCGCGATCGCCGCCACGGCGGTCGCCGCCGCGGTCGCCACGGCCACCGCGATCGCCACGGTCGCCGCGGTCACGCGGCGGGCCGGAGGGGCGGGCGGTGTCTTCGGGGTTCCATTCGACGCCCTGTTCTTCCAGCAGCACGGCCTTGCGGCTGGCGCGGATGCGGTCGCCGTTGATCTCGATGACCTTCACGGTCATGTCTTCGCCAAGGCGCGCCACGTCGCCAGCCTGTTCCACGCGGTTGGTGTCCAGCTGCGAGATGTGCACCAGGGCTTCGAGGTTGGGCAGGATTTCGACGATGGCGCCGATTTCCAACACCTTGCGCACCTTGCCCACGTAGTTCTTGCCCAGTTCCGCGCGCTGGTCGTAGTACTGCACCATTTCGCGGGCCATTTCCATGGCTTCGTAGGTGGGCGCGAAGATGGAGACCTTGCCGCTGTCCTCGATGTCGATGGACGCGCCGGTGGCGGCGGTGATGGCCTTGATGTTCTTGCCGCCGGGGCCGATGATGATCCGGATGACGTCGGGGTTGACGAACACCTCGGCATGCTGCGGCGCGTACTTGGACAGTTCGGTACGGGGAGCTTCCAGCACCTTGGCC
This genomic window from Nitratidesulfovibrio sp. SRB-5 contains:
- the selB gene encoding selenocysteine-specific translation elongation factor, which translates into the protein MPVVMGTAGHIDHGKTSLVRALTGIDCDRLEEEKRRGITIELGFAFCDLPGAGAGVGRLGIVDVPGHERFVKNMVAGASGIDFVMLVIAADEGVMPQTREHLEICSLLGIRHGLVALTKVDMVDPEWLDLAQEDVAGFLAGTFLEGAPIFPVSSTTGQGLDALREHLAMLERELRPVRRSDLFRLPVDRVFTMKGHGTVVTGTMVSGSVKVGDEVVLYPGGTQTKVRSLQSHGGPVDVAPAGRRTAVNVQGLDVEDVQRGDVLAHPGTLFPSLRWMTRLTCLSSAPTPLKNRTEVHFHHGAREVLARLYFPDRDKLAPGETALCEVRFTEPMVGVAGDRCVVRSFSPLRTVAGGAVLHPLGLDLRRKDPEFADKLALLEGLPDVPGAHDTGDAATQEAATQSLLRLAGSAGARLSQLSVLTNLESKRLDKALQALGAKGQVFCFDRDERAYVDAETVRRLGAGCLARAAEYHAREPLKPGMARGALSAGWGRGLHPKLVHFIVERLLKAGELVAEGDVLRLPGHKVSLASDQEGLRAKIRAAYAEGGSSPPNVKDVLDPLGLEFKEAAAVFKLLQDAGELVKVKDGLYFPGPVMADLKARVTAWFDTHDDLDPAGFKELSGGLSRKYVIPLLEYFDKERVTIRVGDKRQLRGR